One window from the genome of Chroogloeocystis siderophila 5.2 s.c.1 encodes:
- a CDS encoding nucleotidyltransferase family protein — translation MKAMILAAGKGTRVRPITYTIPKPMIPILQKPVMEFLLELLRQHGFDQIMVNVSHLASEIESYFRDGQRFGVQIAYSFEGRIEDGELVGEAIGSAGGMRRIQDFSPFFDDTFVVLCGDALIDLDLTAAVKWHKAKGAIATVIMRSVPREEVSSYGIVVTDDTGRVKAFQEKPAVEAALSTNISTGIYIFEPEVLDYIPSGQQYDIGSQLFPKLVEIGAPFYGLVMDFQWVDIGKVPDYWHAIRGVLSREIKNVEIPGHEVAPGIYTGLNVAVNWDKVDITGPVYIGGMTRIEDGAKIIGPAMIGPNCWICSGATVDNSVIFDYSRLGPGVRLVDKLVFGRYCVDKNGATIDVQAAALDWLITDARHPQPSQPPLEHRAIVELLGNGN, via the coding sequence ATGAAAGCCATGATTTTGGCGGCTGGTAAAGGAACTCGCGTACGTCCAATTACTTACACAATTCCTAAACCAATGATTCCCATCCTGCAAAAACCAGTGATGGAGTTTCTTTTGGAATTGCTACGCCAGCACGGATTTGACCAAATCATGGTCAACGTCAGCCATCTAGCCAGCGAAATTGAAAGTTATTTTCGTGACGGACAGCGTTTTGGCGTCCAGATTGCGTATTCGTTTGAAGGGCGCATTGAAGACGGTGAATTAGTGGGAGAAGCGATCGGATCTGCTGGAGGAATGCGGCGCATCCAAGACTTTTCCCCATTTTTTGATGATACGTTTGTCGTGCTGTGCGGTGATGCATTGATTGACTTGGATCTTACCGCCGCAGTTAAATGGCATAAAGCCAAAGGTGCGATCGCGACGGTGATTATGCGATCGGTTCCTCGCGAGGAAGTTTCCAGTTACGGTATCGTTGTTACCGACGACACAGGGCGCGTCAAAGCTTTCCAAGAAAAGCCTGCGGTTGAAGCAGCGCTGAGTACCAATATCAGTACGGGGATCTACATTTTTGAACCGGAAGTTTTAGACTACATTCCTTCCGGTCAGCAATACGACATTGGTAGTCAATTATTTCCGAAACTTGTAGAAATCGGCGCGCCATTTTATGGATTAGTGATGGACTTTCAATGGGTCGATATCGGTAAAGTCCCTGACTATTGGCACGCGATCCGCGGTGTTCTCTCGCGCGAAATCAAAAATGTGGAAATTCCAGGTCATGAAGTTGCGCCAGGAATTTACACTGGGTTAAATGTAGCGGTGAACTGGGATAAAGTTGATATTACAGGTCCGGTTTATATCGGTGGAATGACGCGCATTGAAGATGGCGCAAAAATTATTGGTCCAGCGATGATTGGTCCAAATTGCTGGATTTGCAGCGGCGCTACGGTCGATAACAGCGTAATTTTTGATTACTCGCGTCTTGGACCTGGAGTCCGCTTGGTTGACAAGTTAGTGTTTGGACGTTATTGCGTCGATAAAAACGGAGCGACGATTGATGTGCAAGCCGCTGCACTCGATTGGCTAATTACTGACGCCCGCCATCCCCAACCCTCACAACCGCCATTAGAACACCGCGCGATCGTTGAATTGCTGGGAAACGGCAACTAG
- a CDS encoding segregation/condensation protein A: protein MDAAQLLAKITYLIELAEKGEIDPWDVQVIDVIDRYLSVVFAIDETTQTASEKNLSQSGQAFLSASMLVLFKANTLVELESQQAELQPVDDDFLVDANDTYTRVRLPLEQQLRRRPAALPPPKRRVTLQELIAQLQLMANQLQLSQQVSSNNNTRTRKFSPPSRTQLRQALELAHQENLTEVAGEIEQFLNSCTYNTQLQEQRWLNLDQLVELWTQTKCSHTLETSSHAPVQERVSVFWALLLLSAQSKVELSQDEFYQEIKIRTISGKGSEVKGRRSGS from the coding sequence ATGGACGCTGCGCAACTACTAGCAAAAATTACATACTTAATTGAGCTTGCTGAGAAAGGAGAAATTGATCCCTGGGATGTTCAAGTAATTGACGTCATTGATCGCTACTTGAGTGTAGTTTTTGCAATTGATGAAACAACACAAACCGCCTCTGAAAAAAACTTATCACAATCAGGGCAAGCCTTCTTATCTGCGTCAATGCTTGTGTTATTCAAAGCTAACACCTTAGTTGAGCTAGAATCTCAACAAGCTGAACTACAGCCTGTTGACGATGATTTTCTTGTAGATGCCAACGATACCTACACGCGAGTACGTTTACCCCTAGAACAGCAACTACGTCGCCGTCCAGCAGCTTTACCACCACCAAAGCGCCGAGTGACTTTGCAAGAACTCATCGCTCAGCTGCAATTAATGGCAAATCAATTGCAACTTTCGCAACAAGTATCATCCAATAACAACACGCGCACGCGTAAGTTCTCCCCGCCATCGCGTACACAATTGCGTCAGGCGTTGGAGTTAGCGCATCAGGAAAATCTCACTGAGGTCGCAGGAGAAATCGAACAATTTTTAAATTCTTGCACGTACAATACTCAACTGCAGGAACAGCGATGGCTAAATCTAGATCAATTGGTAGAGTTGTGGACTCAGACGAAGTGTTCCCATACACTTGAAACTTCAAGTCATGCACCCGTCCAAGAACGCGTTAGTGTTTTCTGGGCGTTATTACTTCTATCAGCGCAGTCAAAAGTAGAATTATCCCAAGATGAGTTTTATCAAGAAATCAAAATTCGGACAATTAGTGGTAAGGGGTCAGAGGTCAAGGGTCGGAGGTCAGGGAGTTAA
- the pdxH gene encoding pyridoxamine 5'-phosphate oxidase — protein sequence MNTSVADLRKDYTLQGFQEKDADPNPFKQFQRWFDQALAAELPEPNAMTLATATPDGRPSARMVLLKDFDERGFVFFTNYHSHKGQELAANPQAALVFWWAELERQVRIEGRVEKVSDAESEAYFQSRPLNSRLGAWASNQSQVVVNREALEQRLQELKSKYEHEEVPRPPHWGGYRVIPSVIEFWQGRPSRLHDRLNYRRLEDGNWQIERLSP from the coding sequence ATGAATACCAGCGTAGCGGATCTTCGTAAAGACTATACTTTGCAAGGCTTTCAAGAAAAAGACGCCGATCCCAATCCGTTTAAACAGTTTCAAAGGTGGTTTGACCAAGCATTAGCCGCCGAGTTACCTGAACCCAACGCAATGACTTTAGCAACTGCTACCCCGGATGGGCGACCTTCGGCGCGGATGGTTCTGTTGAAAGATTTTGACGAACGCGGTTTTGTCTTTTTCACAAACTACCATAGTCACAAAGGACAAGAACTCGCAGCAAATCCACAAGCTGCTCTCGTCTTTTGGTGGGCGGAACTCGAACGTCAAGTACGCATCGAAGGGCGCGTAGAAAAAGTATCTGATGCAGAATCTGAAGCATATTTTCAAAGTCGCCCACTGAACAGTCGTTTGGGGGCTTGGGCATCAAATCAAAGTCAAGTTGTCGTTAATCGCGAAGCTTTAGAACAGCGCTTGCAGGAACTCAAAAGTAAGTATGAACATGAGGAAGTCCCGCGACCACCCCACTGGGGAGGATATCGTGTCATTCCCAGCGTGATTGAATTTTGGCAAGGACGCCCTAGCCGGCTCCACGATCGCCTCAACTATCGTCGTCTGGAAGACGGAAATTGGCAGATTGAACGCTTGTCACCGTAA
- a CDS encoding DUF3153 domain-containing protein yields MSAILTMHKTRILRTILRFLARWRLVWIILLSSLLLSGCVQYQAGINFDNPNHGEIIQHIKLSDRLMTFSGDSATEWLNSIERRARKLDGKVKRISSEELAVTIPFNNGAELASKFNEFFHPTVKTNTAVSQPSELPVVKSQLNLNQNNFIFLLRNRLVYELDLRSLSLISTNGNVLVNPSEILDLEFRLNTPWGAKSVETDENAVQPEIIGKQLVWRLLPGELNHLEAIFWLPNPLGIGSFIIILFVACGIYLRYRFMPDPTIQLAQNLTPETKTT; encoded by the coding sequence ATGTCTGCGATTTTGACAATGCATAAAACTCGCATTTTGCGTACTATACTTCGATTTCTAGCGCGATGGCGGCTAGTATGGATTATTCTCTTGTCATCGCTGCTACTTTCAGGGTGCGTGCAGTATCAAGCTGGTATAAACTTTGACAACCCCAACCATGGTGAAATTATCCAGCATATTAAGCTCAGCGATCGCCTCATGACTTTTAGCGGCGATTCAGCGACAGAATGGTTAAACAGCATCGAACGTCGCGCGCGCAAGCTCGATGGTAAAGTCAAGCGCATTTCGAGTGAGGAACTCGCCGTCACGATTCCTTTTAATAACGGTGCAGAACTCGCATCTAAATTCAACGAATTCTTTCATCCCACCGTTAAAACAAATACTGCTGTTTCCCAACCGTCCGAATTACCTGTCGTTAAGTCACAACTCAACCTCAATCAAAACAACTTTATATTCTTACTCCGCAATCGCTTAGTTTATGAATTAGATTTGCGATCGCTTTCCTTAATCTCGACAAACGGTAACGTTCTCGTTAACCCCAGCGAAATCCTCGACTTAGAGTTTCGCTTAAATACTCCTTGGGGTGCAAAAAGCGTTGAAACTGACGAAAACGCCGTGCAGCCTGAAATTATCGGAAAACAACTCGTATGGCGACTGCTTCCAGGTGAACTCAATCACCTCGAAGCTATTTTCTGGTTACCCAACCCATTAGGAATTGGCAGCTTCATCATTATCCTATTTGTCGCTTGTGGAATCTACTTACGCTACCGTTTCATGCCCGATCCTACAATTCAATTAGCACAAAATTTAACTCCTGAAACGAAAACAACCTAA
- a CDS encoding tetratricopeptide repeat protein: protein MTSEPQAIAKTEYQAGQAAFERGKYREAVQHLEKASALIARNTRVGGEIQIWLVTAYQAAGQQQEAVTLCEQLKRHPHPETSKQARRLLYILQAPQLKRPQEWLTQIPDLGALPDNESQTRLGSSTVRKKRPSPTSVIPEPIDPSKVNTKDNRFIWVALIAIALTLAGLIWSI, encoded by the coding sequence GTGACTTCTGAACCACAAGCGATCGCAAAAACCGAGTACCAAGCGGGACAAGCCGCATTTGAACGCGGAAAGTACCGCGAAGCAGTGCAACATCTCGAAAAAGCCAGCGCTCTGATCGCCCGCAATACACGCGTAGGAGGCGAAATTCAAATTTGGTTAGTAACAGCCTATCAAGCCGCAGGACAGCAGCAAGAAGCCGTAACACTGTGCGAACAACTTAAACGCCATCCGCATCCCGAAACAAGTAAACAAGCGCGCCGATTACTTTATATATTACAAGCACCGCAACTCAAACGGCCTCAAGAATGGTTAACACAAATTCCTGACTTGGGCGCGTTACCCGATAATGAAAGTCAAACACGATTAGGTAGTAGTACGGTGAGGAAAAAACGCCCATCGCCAACATCTGTGATTCCTGAACCGATCGATCCGAGTAAAGTCAATACAAAAGATAATCGGTTTATTTGGGTAGCACTTATTGCGATCGCGTTAACCCTTGCTGGGTTAATTTGGTCGATTTGA
- the gap gene encoding type I glyceraldehyde-3-phosphate dehydrogenase translates to MKRVAINGFGRIGRAFLRIAYGKPDLEVVAINDIVLKPDLAAYLLQYDSVYRQFPAEVGYDDTGLIIDGKKIELVAEKDPAALPWKQMDIDVVIESTGIFRSADKAGLHLEAGCKKVIISAPAKGSAVPTFVYGVNHESYDRDHDSVISAASCTTNCLAPIAKILNDEFGIEKALMTTVHAYTADQRLVDTGHPAEWTRGRGAAQNIVPTTTGAATAVALVLPELKGKLDGMALRIPTPTGSVTDLNAVLQKSVSVEEVNDALRKYATNGMREILKVSEVPLVSSDCVGDPHSAIVNLSSTSVLSDNFVKVLAYYDNEWGYANRLVDLASYI, encoded by the coding sequence ATGAAACGAGTTGCAATTAATGGATTTGGAAGAATTGGACGTGCGTTTTTACGGATTGCTTATGGCAAGCCAGATTTGGAAGTTGTCGCAATTAATGATATTGTCTTGAAACCCGACTTAGCGGCGTATTTGCTGCAATACGACTCAGTATATCGGCAGTTTCCGGCGGAAGTGGGCTATGACGATACAGGGTTGATAATTGACGGTAAAAAAATTGAACTCGTTGCCGAAAAAGATCCGGCGGCGCTTCCGTGGAAACAGATGGATATCGATGTGGTTATCGAATCGACAGGAATTTTTCGCAGTGCAGATAAAGCTGGATTACATCTCGAAGCGGGATGTAAAAAAGTGATTATCAGCGCGCCAGCGAAGGGTTCGGCTGTACCCACGTTTGTGTATGGTGTGAATCATGAAAGTTACGATCGCGATCACGATTCTGTGATTTCTGCGGCTTCTTGTACGACTAACTGTCTTGCACCGATCGCCAAAATCCTCAATGATGAATTTGGTATTGAGAAAGCGTTGATGACGACGGTTCATGCTTATACTGCGGATCAGCGATTAGTCGATACCGGACATCCTGCGGAGTGGACGCGAGGGCGTGGTGCAGCGCAAAATATTGTACCAACGACAACAGGTGCAGCAACCGCAGTCGCTTTAGTATTACCCGAACTCAAAGGAAAACTTGATGGCATGGCGTTGCGCATACCGACCCCTACAGGTTCAGTGACAGATCTAAATGCAGTTTTGCAAAAATCGGTATCTGTGGAAGAAGTGAATGATGCTTTACGCAAGTATGCAACTAACGGAATGCGCGAAATTCTCAAAGTCAGTGAAGTCCCTTTGGTTTCTTCCGATTGTGTTGGTGACCCGCATTCAGCAATTGTCAACCTCTCCTCTACAAGTGTTCTTAGTGATAACTTTGTTAAGGTGCTTGCTTACTATGATAACGAGTGGGGATATGCAAATCGTTTAGTAGACTTAGCAAGTTACATTTAA
- the ppsA gene encoding phosphoenolpyruvate synthase → MVKVAEEHFPSSQARSLILWFDQVGIADIPLVGGKNASLGEMIQRLTSQGVNVPNGFATTATAYRYFIQAAELEAKLRSLFSGLDVADVNHLRHVGKQARSLILNTPFPEDLQQAITDAYQTLCDHYGADTDVAVRSSATAEDLPDASFAGQQETYLNISGISRVLEACHRCFASLFTDRAISYRQIKGFDHFDVALSVGVQKMVRSDLATSGVMFSIETETGFPDAALITAAYGLGENVVQGAVNPDEYYVFKTTLKAGFRPILEKRLGSKELKMVYDDGSKLTKNIKVSAEEKNQFALNDEEILQLARWACLIEDHYSQIHGKHTPMDIEWAKDGVTQELFIVQARPETVQSQKSTNILRNYEFTTEVKAQPLVIGRAVGSAIAQGKAHVITDASKIDQFLPGEVLVTDRTDPDWEPIMKKASAMITNQGGRTCHAAIIARELGIPAIVGCGDATTVLQTNQDVTISCAEGEEGKVYAGLLPFEVKEITLENLPRTRTQILMNVGNPQEAFRLAAIPNDGVGLARFEFIIANHIQVHPLALLNYGKLDQFTKAKIAELTALYDDKPQYFVDKLAQGVGRIAAAFYPKPVIVRMSDFKSNEYANLLGGKQFEPDEENPMLGWRGAARYYDEGYSDGFALECQAILRVREEMGLTNIIPMIPFCRTPDEGRMVLAEMAKNGLKQGENGLQVYVMCELPNNVIMAEEFAEVFDGFSIGSNDLTQLTLGIDRDSALVARLFDERSEGVKRMVKMAIAAAKKHNRKIGICGQAPSDYPEFAQFLVEQGIDTISLNPDSVLKTMLMVAEAEENE, encoded by the coding sequence ATGGTAAAAGTAGCTGAAGAACATTTCCCTTCTTCGCAAGCGCGATCGCTAATCCTTTGGTTCGATCAAGTTGGTATTGCGGATATCCCTTTGGTAGGTGGTAAAAATGCCTCGTTGGGAGAAATGATTCAACGGCTAACATCACAAGGTGTCAATGTTCCTAATGGGTTTGCAACAACAGCGACAGCGTATCGCTACTTTATTCAAGCAGCAGAGTTAGAAGCTAAACTGCGATCGCTATTTTCTGGTCTTGATGTTGCTGATGTTAACCATTTACGCCACGTTGGTAAACAAGCGCGATCACTGATTTTAAATACGCCCTTTCCTGAAGATTTGCAACAAGCAATTACAGATGCTTATCAAACCCTGTGCGATCACTACGGCGCTGATACTGATGTTGCAGTACGTTCGAGTGCGACTGCTGAAGATTTACCTGATGCCAGTTTTGCGGGACAACAGGAAACTTATCTCAATATAAGCGGTATTTCTAGAGTTTTAGAAGCCTGCCATCGTTGCTTTGCTTCCCTATTTACTGATCGCGCAATTTCTTATCGACAAATTAAAGGATTCGATCACTTCGATGTCGCGCTTTCTGTCGGCGTCCAAAAGATGGTGCGTTCCGATTTAGCAACTTCGGGTGTGATGTTCTCAATTGAAACTGAAACTGGTTTCCCCGATGCTGCATTAATTACAGCCGCCTATGGATTAGGAGAAAACGTTGTTCAAGGCGCGGTAAATCCCGATGAGTACTATGTTTTTAAAACAACTTTAAAAGCCGGATTTCGCCCAATTTTAGAGAAAAGATTGGGAAGTAAAGAATTAAAGATGGTGTATGACGATGGTTCTAAACTTACCAAAAATATCAAAGTATCTGCTGAAGAAAAAAATCAATTTGCGCTAAATGACGAAGAAATTTTACAACTTGCACGGTGGGCGTGTTTAATTGAAGACCATTATTCGCAAATTCACGGTAAACACACACCGATGGATATTGAATGGGCAAAAGATGGTGTTACGCAAGAATTGTTTATTGTTCAAGCACGTCCTGAAACAGTGCAGTCACAAAAAAGCACCAATATACTGCGTAACTATGAGTTTACCACCGAAGTAAAGGCACAACCATTAGTTATCGGGCGGGCGGTGGGAAGTGCGATCGCCCAAGGGAAAGCTCATGTCATCACTGATGCGAGTAAAATCGATCAATTCCTTCCAGGCGAAGTTTTAGTTACCGATCGCACCGATCCTGACTGGGAACCGATCATGAAAAAAGCCAGTGCGATGATTACTAATCAAGGTGGGCGGACGTGTCATGCAGCAATTATTGCACGCGAGTTGGGAATTCCGGCGATCGTGGGTTGTGGTGATGCAACAACAGTATTGCAAACAAACCAAGATGTGACTATTTCTTGTGCAGAAGGCGAAGAAGGCAAAGTTTATGCCGGATTATTGCCGTTTGAAGTCAAAGAAATTACCTTAGAAAACCTACCGCGTACCCGCACGCAAATTTTAATGAATGTGGGTAATCCGCAAGAAGCATTTCGCTTAGCGGCAATACCGAATGATGGGGTAGGATTAGCGCGATTTGAGTTTATTATTGCTAACCATATCCAAGTTCACCCGCTAGCTTTATTAAACTACGGCAAGTTAGACCAATTTACTAAAGCAAAAATTGCCGAATTAACTGCACTTTACGACGATAAACCGCAATATTTTGTTGATAAATTAGCACAAGGTGTTGGCAGAATTGCTGCGGCTTTTTATCCAAAGCCTGTGATTGTGCGAATGTCAGATTTTAAAAGTAATGAATATGCAAATCTTTTAGGTGGAAAACAATTTGAACCTGATGAAGAAAACCCCATGTTAGGATGGCGAGGTGCAGCGCGTTACTATGATGAAGGATATAGTGACGGTTTTGCTTTGGAATGTCAAGCAATTCTGCGGGTACGCGAAGAGATGGGGTTAACAAATATTATTCCAATGATTCCTTTTTGTCGCACTCCCGATGAGGGACGAATGGTACTCGCAGAAATGGCAAAAAATGGTTTGAAGCAAGGTGAAAATGGCTTGCAAGTTTACGTGATGTGCGAGTTGCCTAATAATGTGATTATGGCAGAGGAATTTGCCGAAGTATTTGATGGATTCTCGATTGGTTCTAACGATTTAACGCAGTTGACTTTGGGAATTGATCGTGATTCTGCACTTGTCGCCAGGTTATTTGACGAACGCAGCGAAGGAGTTAAACGGATGGTAAAAATGGCGATCGCTGCTGCAAAAAAACACAATCGTAAAATTGGTATTTGCGGACAAGCACCTAGCGACTATCCTGAATTTGCTCAGTTTTTAGTTGAACAAGGTATTGATACAATTAGTCTTAATCCTGATTCGGTTTTGAAAACAATGTTAATGGTAGCAGAAGCAGAGGAGAATGAATAA
- a CDS encoding thioesterase II family protein — MANFVTYLSSNPLADVRLFCFPYAGGGTLSFRSWGKNLPVLEVCAIELPGRGRLMTIPPFTQLEPLVEAIATNILPHLNKPFAFFGHSMGAIVSFELTRILRKNYGIEPLHLFVSGRRAPQTSSEASFIHTLPEPEFLIKLRHLNGTPEAILANAELMELLSPILRADFAAVETYVYTEESPLNCSITAFGGLQDPEVNFTELEAWQQQTIAAFSVEMFPGDHFFLHSAEDLLLHSIEKSLQIGNGERGNGKA, encoded by the coding sequence ATGGCTAACTTCGTTACCTATCTCTCATCCAATCCCCTAGCTGATGTGCGGCTATTTTGCTTTCCTTATGCTGGAGGAGGAACATTAAGCTTTCGTTCCTGGGGAAAAAACCTACCTGTTCTAGAAGTTTGTGCGATTGAACTTCCAGGGCGAGGAAGGCTAATGACAATACCGCCGTTTACACAATTAGAACCACTAGTTGAAGCGATCGCGACCAACATTCTACCGCACTTAAATAAGCCTTTTGCGTTTTTTGGTCATAGTATGGGAGCGATCGTTAGCTTTGAACTAACGCGCATCCTACGCAAAAATTATGGAATAGAACCCTTACATCTATTTGTTTCTGGTCGTCGCGCCCCGCAAACTTCTTCTGAAGCATCATTTATTCATACTTTACCCGAACCAGAGTTTCTCATTAAACTTCGTCACCTCAATGGTACTCCTGAAGCAATACTAGCCAATGCTGAATTAATGGAACTACTATCACCAATATTACGTGCAGACTTTGCAGCAGTTGAAACTTATGTCTATACAGAAGAATCGCCGCTAAATTGTTCAATTACGGCTTTTGGCGGATTACAAGATCCAGAAGTTAATTTTACTGAACTAGAAGCTTGGCAACAACAAACAATTGCAGCCTTTTCTGTGGAAATGTTTCCTGGCGATCATTTCTTTTTGCACTCTGCTGAAGATCTACTGTTACATAGTATTGAAAAATCTTTGCAGATAGGTAATGGGGAACGCGGTAATGGCAAAGCATGA
- a CDS encoding 4'-phosphopantetheinyl transferase family protein: MNTAELWVNPPSNLTLSGNEVHAWRVALDVDATIVCSLFSTLCATEQQRAERFYLQLHRDRFIVGRGVLRQILASYLQIHPSEINFSYNTYGKPRVIIANEEPLRFNLSHSQELALIAVTQNCDVGVDLEYIRYDFPCQEIAARFFSPTEVALLRSLPPHLQTAAFFTCWTRKEAFIKATGKGLSLPLYQFDVSFLPGEPAKLLYTAWDESEAQRWILQEIIPDVGYVGAIAVAGNNWQLRQYQFSW, from the coding sequence ATGAATACTGCTGAGTTGTGGGTGAATCCACCGTCAAATCTTACTTTATCCGGTAACGAAGTTCATGCATGGCGTGTGGCTTTAGATGTTGATGCAACGATTGTTTGCAGTCTTTTTAGTACTTTGTGCGCTACAGAACAGCAGCGAGCCGAACGTTTTTATTTACAATTACACCGTGATCGCTTTATTGTTGGTCGTGGCGTACTCCGACAAATACTTGCTAGTTATCTTCAGATTCACCCTAGCGAAATTAACTTTAGCTACAACACCTACGGTAAACCGAGAGTGATTATCGCCAATGAAGAACCGTTACGTTTTAATTTATCGCATTCGCAGGAACTTGCTTTAATTGCAGTGACCCAGAATTGTGATGTTGGAGTTGACTTAGAATACATTCGCTATGACTTTCCCTGTCAAGAAATTGCAGCAAGGTTCTTTTCTCCAACCGAAGTAGCCTTACTGCGATCGCTTCCACCACATCTGCAAACAGCCGCGTTTTTCACTTGTTGGACACGCAAAGAAGCTTTTATCAAAGCAACAGGCAAAGGTTTATCATTGCCACTATACCAATTTGATGTTTCCTTCCTACCAGGAGAACCCGCAAAATTACTCTACACCGCTTGGGATGAATCTGAAGCCCAACGCTGGATACTGCAAGAAATTATTCCTGACGTTGGATATGTGGGGGCGATCGCCGTTGCTGGGAATAATTGGCAGTTGCGTCAGTATCAGTTTTCTTGGTAG
- a CDS encoding penicillin acylase family protein → MYGALNVHWGDVFQLEYGNQKLPGNGGLMIWACSARFGSHSKQTGSFTAIGGDSYVAAIEFSNPIRAMTLNSYGNSTQPNSQHNGDQLIVVCTNAITSSVAIASRNSSPFRGTSSI, encoded by the coding sequence GTGTATGGTGCATTAAATGTCCACTGGGGAGATGTTTTTCAATTAGAGTACGGAAATCAAAAGTTACCTGGTAATGGGGGTTTGATGATTTGGGCGTGTTCCGCGCGGTTTGGTTCGCACTCCAAACAGACGGGATCTTTTACAGCGATCGGTGGCGATTCGTATGTCGCGGCGATTGAATTCTCAAATCCCATTCGAGCAATGACACTCAACAGCTACGGTAATTCAACGCAACCCAATTCGCAGCATAACGGCGATCAACTTATCGTTGTTTGCACAAATGCAATTACGTCCAGTGTGGCGATCGCGTCAAGAAATTCAAGCCCATTTAGAGGAACATCAAGTATTTAA
- a CDS encoding penicillin acylase family protein, which produces MALRVVGLDQPGVLEQWWDMARAKNLAQFEAALQRLQLPMFTVMYADRDGHIMHLFNGQVPIRREGDYEFWSGVIPGDTSKTLWTKYHAYQDLPRVVDPASSWLQNANDPPWTTTFPQALDPAKFPAYMAPQFMHFRAQRSARMLDEDPQISFEEMVQYKHSTRMELGDRLIADLILAARQYGNELARQAADVLEAWARQTQVDSSGVVLFAAWTQEVKFPEVFATPWQVDSPLTTPHGLARKVQLKL; this is translated from the coding sequence TTGGCGTTACGAGTTGTCGGACTTGACCAACCAGGGGTATTAGAACAATGGTGGGATATGGCGCGAGCTAAAAATCTCGCGCAGTTTGAAGCGGCGTTACAACGTTTGCAGCTACCAATGTTTACGGTGATGTATGCTGATCGTGACGGTCACATTATGCACCTATTTAACGGTCAAGTTCCGATTCGGCGCGAAGGAGATTACGAATTTTGGTCAGGTGTCATTCCTGGCGATACTTCAAAGACGCTATGGACAAAGTATCATGCCTACCAAGATTTACCACGAGTCGTCGATCCTGCAAGTAGTTGGTTACAAAACGCGAACGATCCACCGTGGACGACAACGTTTCCGCAAGCGTTAGATCCGGCAAAATTTCCCGCATATATGGCACCGCAATTTATGCATTTTCGCGCGCAGCGATCCGCACGGATGTTAGATGAAGATCCACAAATTTCGTTTGAGGAGATGGTACAATACAAGCACTCAACACGCATGGAGTTGGGCGATCGCCTTATCGCTGATTTGATTTTGGCAGCGCGTCAGTATGGCAATGAATTAGCACGTCAAGCGGCAGATGTTCTCGAAGCTTGGGCTCGTCAAACGCAAGTTGATAGTAGCGGCGTAGTATTATTCGCAGCATGGACACAAGAAGTTAAATTTCCTGAAGTGTTTGCAACTCCTTGGCAAGTTGATTCTCCTCTCACTACGCCTCATGGACTCGCGCGCAAAGTGCAGTTAAAGCTTTAG
- a CDS encoding penicillin acylase family protein has product MRRGRRRNANSHAVLLANPHLLWSDRFFWYEAQLQAGGVNIYGATLVGFLGLVIAFNDCLG; this is encoded by the coding sequence GTGCGCAGAGGACGTAGGCGGAACGCGAATAGTCATGCAGTGTTACTCGCAAATCCGCATTTGTTGTGGTCGGATCGATTTTTTTGGTACGAAGCACAGTTGCAGGCTGGTGGTGTGAATATTTACGGCGCGACACTTGTCGGGTTTCTTGGGCTAGTGATCGCATTTAACGATTGTTTGGGGTGA